Within the Arachis duranensis cultivar V14167 chromosome 10, aradu.V14167.gnm2.J7QH, whole genome shotgun sequence genome, the region GCATTGTCTGATGCATGTACCTAATCTCACCTACTGAGACAGATGAGACAAGGCTTGATTATTGTCTTTTTGTGTAAATATGCAACAATTGGCCACAACCTTAATACATTCTCCGAAAACCCTGTTTTGCTGCCGTCATTTTCATTTAAGTTAGTTTCTTTATATTACATTTCTATTTGTACCTTGGACATTATTTTACATCGCCTAGGCTGATGCATCTGATAGCTTATTAGCTTTCTATTGATGCTTAGATTCTTTCTGTTTACCTTGTTTCTTCAATCAGTGAAATGGAGAAAATATTCAACCTACTTTGCTGTCATAATGATGTGATATTAAGCATCTCAGATCTTATTCACAGATTTGTAATCGTGGTTGCTTTCCTTTTAGATACATGATTCTTCCAAGCCGAAGTGATATGAGGCAGACGAAAACTGGGACAGCAATCCATTACAGAGACCGAAAgcatatttttgaaagaatagGAATTATGCTTCATGGGAAGCATAGTTTTTGCAACAAATTGGCAAGTGTCATCAAGGTAAgagtctttttcttttcttttcttttcttttctttttccgtTGTCTATTAACATGTGTTTATGTTTAAACTCTCCCTTTTCCTAATAATCAATGGTTCATTGATTACCATTAAATTTGCATGCTTGTAATTCTAAAAGATATAGTTAGATACTTCATGGTTTGGtacttgtgcatgcatctgatTCCTTCAAAGCGGGGATGAAATCATATCTCGTTCTTCAATATACTAGAACGAAGTAACTTGTAGCAAACACCAATGCTGTCATGTCCTTCTTGTCCTAGTTGTTTGCCAAACATACAACATGAACCTTAATGTCACTAACTATGCAAAGTGGATTATCCTGATGGTACTTTGATGCAATATCTCTTTATCCTTTAATAAACTTATGGTTTCTCTCTTTTTCCGTTTTTGTATGGCTCAGCATGGAGGTGGACAAGTGTTTAAAACTCTTCAACAGTTAGTGCGGAGCATTGATGAAAAGAGGACTTTGGTGGCAGCTATTGTAGCTGAAGATAAAACTACGATATCACGTCATCTGAAGCACTGTGCCTTAGAAGGGGGTATTCCTATTATGGTAAGTACTAAGTACGCATTTTCAAATTTCAGTATCATGGTTGTGTTTGTGTGCTGCTTATGTTTTAAATGGTGTTTGCGTAGTAGTGTTCATAGGACTATGTCCATTATTAATTGGTACTGTCAGTCTATAGTATAATTAAGCTAACTACATTTCTACAAATCATATAATATCAAGTGTGTTTGTGTGTGAAATCATATAAATAAGTCTGTTTCCTTTTGCAGCCTTATAGTTGGATTGTGAAAAGTTTACATTCAGGAAAGCTACTTCCTTTCACAGAGAAAAACAATACATTTCCATTGTCATTTGATAGAGTTTCCAATCATTTCAATATGAGTGAAGAAATATGACACATGCTTTTCTGGCAGCTGTTTTTAATACTTAATTAGTGGCCCAAATTATATAGTATATACTCTTTTTTGCTTGATAATAATTGTCCacttcaacaaattttttaaaataatgtatTATGTCCATATAATGGCACAAACTCCCATGtcatgtataatttttttttttattttggtgatTATGGAAAGAATATCATGTATGATGTAATTGTGTAAAGTAGAAATACGTTTggaaatgtatttttaaattttataaattatgataATTCCAATgttaaaactattttatttagtaGGAGTCGGCTAATAATGAGAAATTTGAGTATTATATACAAGATTTTAGTTTCAAACTTTATCGTCgttatataataataacttatttttaaacttACGTTTTCAGTCACATAACCTATTGTAACATAAATCATAAACAAATCAAGATAAAAATATCCTGAATTCTAACCAGTGAGCTAATcacatttgaattttatgattgaaaattttgctAACTGAATGACAACTGTTAAGTGATGGAAGCATAGAAAGTAACATGTTTTAGAAATATAACGTTGAAATAAAATACAGATATTAAGAAACACTAGAAGTCAACGACTTCCAAGGAAAATAAGGGTAAAATAGTacaaataatctttttatatttattattattttattcctGTTTCTGCTTTGGAGACAACAGAATCTAAATGCAACCTGAACGACAAACCTGACCCACAGAACTTCTCTTCCATGACTTTGGTCAACTTTTCCACCATTGAAGGAGTAAAATAGTTAACCCAGTCACCAATCTCACCCTTCCTAAACAAGAACTTGTTCTCAAAGTTCCTCCCAAATGTCCCTTTCTTATTAACTTCCAACTCCTTCATATTCTCAAAGCTGCACAGCTTCACTATGCTCTCAACCACACCACAATTCTCTTCCTCCAAAGTAAAAGGGCAATCCAAGAACATAGCCACCCTTTTCAATTGGAGATTGACATCTTCTTTCAAATCCTCATATTTCAAGAACAAAACCTTGTTTGGCCTCTCAATGCTCTCTTTCCAATACCCCAACATATGATCCCAAAATGGACCATACCCCACAACTCCTTTGCAGTACAAATCAAAAGCTTCTTCTATTGGCAACTCCGGCGAACTCGCCGGCTTGATTTTGTTGGTGAAAAACCACGACGACACGAAAGTGTCAAAAGGGTTCCTGCAAATGTATACTATCTTGGTTTTGGTATCTTTCACAATTGAATTCGGCAATGAAGCGAAAGGAACATGAGTGCCAAAGATTCTAGGCTCAGATAAATCAGAAAGATCAGGGACATTTTCTTTGGTACTATAGAGTGTGTATTCAAAGAAAGGAACAAGGTTATGGGGATTGGATTCAAGTAAAGGATGGTTTCCAGAGGCAGGGGAATAGTAGTTGCGCTTTAAAGTGGCAAAGGTGAGTGCTTTCAACCATGTTGTCCCTGATTTTGGGACAGTGGCTATAAGCACATCAGTGTCTTTTGCTTGGAAGTGCTTTTGAAAAGTGCTTATGGCTAGAATTTCAGTTGGTTGGCACCAAAAACCTTGGTATAAATAGAGATAAGGTGTTCTCCAACCTTTCTCTCTTGGGAGATTGAGAATAAGTTTCTTACATTCTTGGCTTAGTTGCTCCTCCTCAATCTCTAATTCAATTTCATTTGCATCTTTCCCAATCCCATCATCACTTATTTTAGATTTCGGGAATTGGGTTGGAGCCATTTTTACTTATTAGAGTGGTAATTGGTGTGGGAATAATGTGGATCATAATAAGGTTAGCGTTATTTATATATAGCAACAGCACTTAAAGTTCTTCAAGCGGAAGAAACCAGTAATACAAAATAAGTAATAACATTGAACCAATGATAGCAGCCACAGCACATGCAGAAACTTTACACAAAAACGAAAAGCACATGCAGAACCTGATTCACACGCACAACAATGACAAGCACAGTAGCACACAATTCAAGTCGGCACCTGGCACATGTAATATGCATAAAATATAATTGGTATTAAaagaaatcaataaaaataagagaagataatttatctttatatcacTTTTAGAGGAATACCCAATTTGACCCTTaactattttttgtttcaaaaagtCCAGTTGTtaacaaatactaaaaagaCAATTTCATTTGTCCCTAATATTTTAGAATAGTAGATAAATTAATCTCTTAATAAAATCAGAAATAGATTAATCCTTTATTCTCATACAATTTAATCCCTtacttttagaaaaaattaaaagcattaatGCTCCACAATTAATACCAACTATTTTCTATCAACTTCTATCAATAAGAATGTGACTCAATGTTAGTCATAATAATGTCTCAACAATGTGtgtttaacaattatatattatcaattaaatattttaatgcaACTAATAATTAAGTGTATGTCAATATTTCTAGTCAAGCAGTGAAAATCAATTGGAAAGTCAGtggtttttttatatatttgtgtaaaGCTCAAATTATCCAGTTGAATGAGAAGGAAATAGTCAAAGCAAAATTCAAGGTTAAATTTGGACTTCTTTGTCGCTAGGAATGCCAATACTATCCGAATCCACGGATACCACCTTGTCCCTACCTGTTCGGGGCAGGTTTTTAGTGGAGCAGGTTCTTGGGAGGGGCGGGACGGGGTCGAGTTTACCCGCCCCGCTATATATATACTAcctaaagataaaaaaaaaacaaattctaTGCAATTTATTATACGGCAGAACAGAGTCAAGTAGAGCAAAAACCCACCCCGTTGGCACCTTACTTGCTGCTATTCATGTTACTTACAGGAACTCAGGGGAATTCTCTCTAGTGGCCCCAGTTTTTTATCATTCTTCAGCTATTGATTGGTTATAATTTTAACCAAAAAAGTTGAAAGGTTTTAGGATTGTCAATATGTTTTGGTTATAAAACAAATTGTGCAAAGAgattaatattatttacatcttatttaatttataatatcttTTTGTATATATCTCTATGGAAagaattgattattttaaaagaaacaaaaaatatgtaaatttttatgaacaaaaagtaaaaaaaaaaagagtgctataaagaaaaaaaattaaaaaagatcttgtgaaagaaaaaatttataaaagaaaaaaaataagtagaTATATGTatagattatatatattataatatttttctacccccaaaaaatgaacaaaatagcGGCAAAAGAAAATGCTGGGTGCAAAAAGCAAACTTTGCCGACTAGCCGCAAAAAAGAGATTTACATTTAGGTAAAGCCAACAAAATTCTTTGGTAAAGTATCTGCATTTCATACCCCAAGAATTGACCAATTGATATGTCTTGTTATATATAAGtgattttaataatttctaTAATAATTGTTTTTTAGAGTATATAGAATTACAGATTTTAACACatccaaattaaatataaatatacaaatcATTGGAAAGAGTCCTGAGTAGAAAATACTTGAACATAAGTacttaaataataaaacataagaaaatatatttatctattttatttctaggtcttttataagtatttaaatatatatttaaaaaagaaaaaaaatacaaaagcaaTCATAATGGTGTAAATAAATCATACATATAAATTAACTAAGACTAAATTTTGTAGTAGGAGTGCAACAGATTTTATCTTTTGATGCCTTAATGACTATTGTTATGGCGGCATGACTCATATATAATAAGAAGACAAttataagaacaagaaaaatttgATCCATGTTCTGAAGCAGTGCTGCTTCACATCATATCGCATTAGTTAGGAGATTATGAAATTATCCATGAAGAGCCTATGTGGAACCGAAAGGTCACCTTTTGGTATATGACAAAGAATGAGAATTATtatgaataatgaaaaaaatattttttataaaaaataaaaattacatattaatttttaaattttgtgtaattaaaaaagattaaattacACCGTTGGTCcctatatttttagtaaaattataaattagtcCATACACTCTAAAAGTTTGTAATTGGATCACTAAAacgaattaaaatttgtaatttagtcCCCGTCAATCAAAAAGTGttgatttaacagaatattctcagAATATAATCAAATACTTTTTGACTGACGGGaactaaattacaaattttaattcgtTTTAGTGATCCAATTATAAACTTTTAGAGTGTGTTAAATCAaatactttttagtttttaaacgATGGGACTaaattgcaaattttaattctctttagagactcaattacaaatttttaaagtgtAGGGACCAATTTATAATTTCACTAAAAGTGTAGGGACTAACGGTGtaatttaactattaaaaaataaatatttataaaaaatatttattattatttttgtctagtttatttttaaatttaaaataaaatatcaaaatctacttgaatgttATCATGCTAGcaaatattattcaaaaacataaaaatgacaaaagaataaaaattcaaagataGTATTAGTTTgacataaataacaaaaaattaattaattttttaataaatgataAATGACTTACAAATTTGATTTAACTCTTTTAGGGAtggataattatttaaaagttcTTTGCAAAAAGTTCATCTTTTTTATCTCTATAGACCTTTTtcgttaaaaaaattttggatcattCGAGTATAAAAATtgcaatataaaaaatacactagatgtataattaataaatgttaaagataaaaagatttcacttttctaatataattaaaaaattttgtagaaCTCCCTTTGAGAGTATATCTCTTatatttgtttacttttatcAAGCTAATACTGTTTTGTagttttctttatcattttcattatttttaaaattattaattttataatttaccTAGATTTATTacatttatcattaaaaatattaaattaattttgtagcAAGTTaggtattttatattaaatgataaaccattaaaaataaatgcaatttattatattcataaaatatattttttctattattgttgttgtaatttaaattaaccaaaaaattatcactaatttttttgtatataaatatgatTACTATTAAGGCTACTTtaccttattttaattttataaaaaaagagagagtgtAAATTCtttaaataggaaaaaaaagaattttatacacttatgcaatatataaaataaaaattaaaatataaaaaatatatgaaataacATATGCaaatatacacaaatacataataaatatatgatttttaacATGTATAACacattcttaaaacaagaaTATTCATTGAAAAAGGAAGAGATAAAATGCCAAATGGTACAAGTAGATTGACTAATTGAGGGAATTAGTTCCATTAAAGACAACCATAAGTTTTCTCAAGGTCAAGCACATAATATCTTAAACAGTTAAACCACAATGATGTTAATAGTGTCCTCATGACCACGAAGAAAGATCAGTGTACATAATCCTCTATTCCTCTTCAATCTTCTAttagttatataaaaaatatttaataactaaaaaagtttaaaaaatttatattatttacaataattaataaatattaaataaaataaattctgacTATTCTTTTATCATCCCTAACATCACTCTAGTTATATTTTGGCCACTAATTTATAGATAGCATTAACATTACACAACCCAATATTAGCATTAATATTACACGACCCAATAGGCCGCAATTTAATTTTGGATATAGAATTTTATTTGACGTCATGTCCCTTGAAAGaagttgaatttatttatttggataaagtattaaattaatttctgtattttgataaaattttgatttagtttttaaagtttaaaatgtcctatttgaatccaaaaaaaatttatttagctTTAATATAGTTCTACTATAaagtcaaaattaaataatacagcAATACAAAAACAAGGTCGATAATATAGAGAACAAATACAAAATCAACCAGAtgtatcaatacatttatttatcattttttataatttaaataaaatattttctatagaactaagaaaaataataaataaatgtaatcATGCATACACGGTTGATTTTGTGTCTCTAGAGCTTATATTTGTTCTTTAGATTATCGACCTTGTTTTTATACTGCTGTCATGTAGGACAttccattaattatttaactttgaccttaTTGTAGGACTATATTAAagctaaataaaacttttttatattcaaatatgacactttaaattttaaagactaaaataaaattacgcCTAAATATAGAggaccaatttagtactttatcCTATTTATATGCTATTGTTATTATTACCCTGTTAATTTTGTTACCTTCTTTTTTTGGGTAGGATAATTTTGTGTGTGTACCTTGGTCCTTATGAGACTGCAGAGGAAGttgaaaaataatggagaggaAACAAAACttgtaaatttttatatgtaacttttttttgtattcatttTTATATGTAATTTATGAGAATTTTGGCTCATTATCTTCTGATCtgtcagaaaaaaaaatagacttTGTTAGTGTGTTAGTAATATTGAATCCAATCAAATACTTTGGTATAAGCCCAAACACAGTGCGTAGACCCAAGTATAGaagttataaatattaatattcataTATTCCAATTTTCAtgcaattaatttttaaatttattatttaaaaaatcatttaaatacataaatttaattaaaaaattacataaaataattatattatttttgtatcaaaattaaaatttaaatttaatgcatgaaaatttaagaaattattataatttttgtataaaccttttaattgtaaaatatttttgagagACTCTTAAAAAaccatcaattttaaaaaaatgggaATAGACTAGCAAAGATGGCGCCACAAGTTATTAAGGACTATAATAAAGCCTTTAAATAAAATCGGAGCGTCTAAGAGGAGCGGTTTCCCATCCAACGGCCAGGATGAGAGCTTCAAcgtctaattaataattatttctcCTCCGCTTCCCTCCAACGGTCACATTGACATAAcgtcaaaaaaaatcaaaatacaaataattttccAAACTCAACTCACGAATCAcactcccttctttctttctctatttttcaaagAATCATAACGAAAACGAAGACGAAACCAAAAGAATTGAAGATCCCAGATTCCAGAACCTTCCAACAACAATGAGCATTCTTCAGTATCCAGAAACCGCCACCAACACTGAGCTTCAGGTTTGGAACAACGCAGCATTCGACGGCAAAGAATTCGAAGGCTTCTCGTTCCCTGTGAAGTCTTCTTGGTCCTCCATTCACTCAACGGATTCTCTCCGATCCGATTCCACCAAGGAAAACCTGAGCCCCGCTGCACTCAATTCCTCCCCCGTTCCCGCcaagaacaagaacaataaGGGTTTTGACGAACCAGAAGACGAGAGAAAGATTGACCTCGAGATCCGACAAATTGAGGATCAGATCAAGCGCTTAACGTCCAAACTCGAATCGCTTCGGCTTCAGAAAGCGGCGGCGGCGGCGAAGACGGTGGAGAGACGCGGAAGAATTGTGCCGGCTAAGTTCATGGAACTGAAGGAGAGTTCTCAAAGCTCTGCTATCAAGATAATCGAAGAGACTCCGAAAACAAAGGTTGCGATGGCGGCGCCGGCGACGAGGAGAGGAATGAGTTTAGGGCCAGCTGAGATCTTCGCTGGAGGAGGGAGGTTCTCTTCGATCCGGCCGGGGAAGGCGAATATTGCTAATGCTACAACCGCTGTTCCGGCTACGCAGAGTCGTCGGAAATCGTGTTTTTGGAAACTGGACGGTGTGGATGAAGTGAAGGCAGTGAGTGAAAGGAAGAAAACCTTGAGCCTTAGCCCAAAATCGAAGAGAATCGGCGGTAGATGTGACTCGGTTCAAGGTTCAAAGCAAGCTGCAACTGTTACTTTGGGAACAAGGAAGACTGGTGCTGTTGCTGCATTGGTTCAGCCGAGGAAGCTGTTCAAGGAGGGGGAGAAATCTGTGCCTAATAAGAAGGCGGTGAAGCAGGGGAGAATGG harbors:
- the LOC107472045 gene encoding uncharacterized protein LOC107472045, with translation MSILQYPETATNTELQVWNNAAFDGKEFEGFSFPVKSSWSSIHSTDSLRSDSTKENLSPAALNSSPVPAKNKNNKGFDEPEDERKIDLEIRQIEDQIKRLTSKLESLRLQKAAAAAKTVERRGRIVPAKFMELKESSQSSAIKIIEETPKTKVAMAAPATRRGMSLGPAEIFAGGGRFSSIRPGKANIANATTAVPATQSRRKSCFWKLDGVDEVKAVSERKKTLSLSPKSKRIGGRCDSVQGSKQAATVTLGTRKTGAVAALVQPRKLFKEGEKSVPNKKAVKQGRMVASRYNNNNGGNSVGVDARKRSLPENDKDNDGGKRWDKRRASSLRGSGQGSEVRVKKRWEIPAQVVMCKKKNENEEVEVEEEKEEIHAGVSGVLLRKIRTLRYLNESPRDSGAAKRVADLNGKRSYFCPDGDNDDGDEDNHEMEEDEEESVCQVLSFDDDDDGC
- the LOC107471639 gene encoding cytosolic sulfotransferase 15-like, producing MAPTQFPKSKISDDGIGKDANEIELEIEEEQLSQECKKLILNLPREKGWRTPYLYLYQGFWCQPTEILAISTFQKHFQAKDTDVLIATVPKSGTTWLKALTFATLKRNYYSPASGNHPLLESNPHNLVPFFEYTLYSTKENVPDLSDLSEPRIFGTHVPFASLPNSIVKDTKTKIVYICRNPFDTFVSSWFFTNKIKPASSPELPIEEAFDLYCKGVVGYGPFWDHMLGYWKESIERPNKVLFLKYEDLKEDVNLQLKRVAMFLDCPFTLEEENCGVVESIVKLCSFENMKELEVNKKGTFGRNFENKFLFRKGEIGDWVNYFTPSMVEKLTKVMEEKFCGSGLSFRLHLDSVVSKAETGIK